A single window of Ischnura elegans chromosome 8, ioIscEleg1.1, whole genome shotgun sequence DNA harbors:
- the LOC124164058 gene encoding uncharacterized protein LOC124164058, producing the protein MERLLKRVETNFSGSVLGNSLEERLDYEYIAHLEHRNEGFGRETAKYKAKGDLIKAKGRREETNYTDTRIEVVSSQLSLPKNPGTSYRSFVPGKRKADSWDEENGYKNGNLNAKRFHGEGGDVFPVNVVNERFYFGNYLVLPSERKGIKRKNEIDGDCLPFHGNDIVIDAHHFLPNQVHDFDNSEMLPMKKKLCINTQMGCNDTFGRGEGDLSKPMYIPVERADAHNNSFTLAEDETKEIDSAMDCDSPHLDTEGDAMNGPRNGMDRENPYHHIDGDVKNEKHFPSKQPSAFQHPYEPAEQMEFCTNGMDAINARFQDEYDFGYLCQREPTEEWEEREGAMPGDRFAADPAAPTYLRSAIYQRHSSENTKSMDYGNACEDGEKRHHSHSIVVHPWWNETSTNAEQDNWEECW; encoded by the exons ATGGAACGGTTATTAAAGAGAGTTGAAACGAATTTCTCTGGAAGTGTGCTAGGCAACAGCCTGGAAGAGAGGCTGGATTATGAATATATTGCCCACCTGGAGCACAGAAACGAGGGATTTGGTCGCGAAACTGCAAAATACAAAGCAAAAGGTGATTTGATAAAGGCAAAAGGCAGACGTGAGGAAACAAATTACACTGATACTCGTATTGAGGTGGTAAGTTCTCAGCTTTCCCTACCAAAAAATCCTGGCACTTCATATCGTTCTTTCGTGCCAGGTAAACGGAAGGCAGACAGCTGGGATGAAGAAAACGGCTACAAAAATGGGAACCTCAACGCCAAACGCTTCCATGGAGAAGGAGGTGATGTATTTCCTGTCAACGTCGTAAATGAACGCTTTTATTTCGGCAATTATCTAGTTCTTCCATCAGAGAGAAAAGGaatcaaaaggaaaaatgaaattgatggtgATTGTCTTCCTTTTCATGGGAACGATATCGTTATTGATGCACACCACTTCTTACCAAACCAAGTTCATGATTTTGATAATTCCGAAATGCTGcctatgaagaaaaaattgtgcattaacACACAAATGGGATGCAATGACACTTTCGGCCGTGGTGAAGGTGATTTATCAAAACCAATGTATATCCCAGTAGAACGTGCTGATGCCCACAATAATTCATTTACGTTGGCTGAAGACGAGACAAAGGAAATAGATAGTGCAATGGACTGCGATAGCCCTCACCTTGACACCGAAGGTGACGCTATGAATGGACCGCGCAATGgaatggaccgcgagaacccATACCATCATATCGATGGTGatgttaaaaacgaaaaacaCTTTCCCTCAAAACAACCTAGTGCATTCCAgcatccttatgagccagctgagcagatggAATTTTGTACCAATGGAATGGACGCGATAAATGCTCGCTTCCAAGATGAATATGACTTTGGGTATTTATGCCAACGTGAGCCCACAGAAGAATGGGAAGAACgggaaggtgcgatgcctggtgacaGGTTTGCAGCTGATCCAGCAGCACCGACCTATCTGCGATCCGCTATTTACCAAAGACATTCAtccgaaaat acGAAAAGCATGGATTACGGTAATGCATGtgaagatggagaaaaaagaCATCATTCCCACAGCATTGTCGTTCATCCATGGTGGAATGAGACCAGTACCAATGCAGAACAGGATAACTGGGAGGAATGCTGGTGA